ACCAATTTAGATTAATTGGATTgaatttgatttaaatttataattaaatcgATTTAATGGTAAAATAAGTAAACGGAAGAAATCTtattaaacatttttttccaCAAAAGTGATTTTGTATTCTTGAACACACATATGATAGTGGCAAAATTAAAAGCACCTATCAATGTTCGATGAAAACAACAAGgataaaacaaagaagaaaaaaaggaagacTAGTTTATTAATAGTTTATTATTATTGGTATCTAATGTGGAGACGATATCTTATTAATTACTAGATTCATAGTAATTTTTGAAAGTCTTCTTCTTACATGACCATATCATCAAAATTTCTTGAACACCCTTAAATTCGCAATGTTAACAAAAAGGAAGCTTTAACGTAGTTGTTCATCACTTCGTCTCTAAGCAAGTGGTTGGTGGTTCGATTTTGAACTCTTGTGATGAAAAATATTTGTTGGCCAACCTCTTATTTCTTAGTGTGCTAACAGTGGGGTGAGAGACTAGTCTCACGACAATCAAATGTGGAGATACCTTGGTTAAcaccaaaaaaaagttaataagAGGATTTGAAAATTGGACTGGTTATTAAAATGATTGAGACATTAATTCAGGATTTAACGACCCAACCATGGCCGAGACGGAAGTAATTAaagaatattttaatttttttcttataagtaGTATATCAAGATAGTGATGGATATTACCAATGATCTGATAGGAGAATCAGGATTGAACGCCTGCTTTCCTAAGCCGAGATGTATGATTGCTGGGAAAAGCGCAAGAGGCGCTTTGCTTGATCATGGTGGCCCAAAAATAATCTCAGCAGAGGTTTCCTAGGCTGAAGTTTCAAGAATATTCATTGACCCGAGAAGTTTTATGGACATAATGTTCTACAAGTGCTTTAAAGTGTTCAGTTACTAAAATAATGATATGACTGGCTTCGTCGTGGAGCTTAGAGGTTTTTTGGAAACATAATCGCGACCGAAGGATATTTCAAAACCGCGATGACAGTTGTCAAGGGAAAATTGAGAAAACTCCTTAAGGTTAACTTCATAGTGAAAGAATCACATTCGACATACAATGTTCTGCTCGGGCGCTCATTGTTGAGAAACCTTAAAGCTTTAATCTCTTTCAGAGAGAGACTGTCAAGGCTCGGTAGTAAGAGAGAGCATGAGAATGTTCCACTAGGAAACAAGGAAATGACTCGAAACCGTGGAAATGATATTCAACGGGCGGACAGAAGGGGAATTTCTGATAAGAAATCTCATTCCGTTGGGAACTTTTGGAGGCATTTTGCTCGAATAATTGGAAAATTCGTGTGACCTAAGGGTCGTAAGCAAGACCCGCTAATACGATTTTTATATTATGttgtgtagtttttttttattacaattaTTTCCTTAATGAAGTTACCTGTAGCTGACACAAACTCACAAAATTAGGAGCCGGTCTATACAATCGCCTCTAATTTTGGCAATGTAGCGTTCGTCACCTTGCCGCGAGGGTAGCGTTGGCTTAGAGTCGGTTTGACCGACTCTAGAACTTAGAGTTGGCTTCGAGGCTGACTCAACAAGTTAGCTTCGATCATTTTAACACCCACCCTGATGCTAAAGCGGTTGTTGTGTCAGTTTTTGGCCCGTCAGCACATGCTAAAATATTGTGTGTGTATTTTATGAACTAATTTTAAGAAGTCAAGCTATATGACTAACTGCTTGATAATTTGGTAGATTTTGGTTGAGGGAGATAAGTGATTCTAGTGAAAGCTTTACATAAGGATTTGCTTAATAATTTGGTAGATTTTGGTTGAGGGAGATAAGTGATTCTAGTGAAAGCTTTACATAAGGATTCCATAAGGTATCAAATCAGATGCACTAATTAAGTCACGGATCACAGTAAATTACAAACAAAAATAGATACAAACAAGTCAAATCTCGTTTCATGAAAAATCCAGAGAGAACTCACTTGCTTACAGTAATTACTAATTACAAACGAAGTTTCATGTCAAGCCATATAAGTTAATTAAACCTCATCACTGAGTTCTTCACCTGCTGAGGAGAGGAAACCAAcgttcttggaaggaagattgGTAAGAAACCAAGAAAAGCAGAAGAACAAGGAACAAGCCCACACCCCAAGGAGTTCCACCTGCTCTGTGAAGAGAATCTTTCTCCGGCAACGGAATCAGGGAAGACAAGACTCCTCCATCTCCATAGTTGCAAACGAAGTGGACGACCAGCAGAAGAACCAGTGGGGAAACCATTAGGACCAGCTTCATTTGGTCCATGATGCTTTCCATTATTGGCTCGTAGTTTGAGTACCATGAGAAACCAAGGAACGTGAACAGAGTAAGTAGGAAGAAACAGAGGTGAAGGGGAAAAGCAGGTTCTGAGTTTTGAGCCATTTACTTTGCTTTTGCTTTGGATCCTGAAACAATTATGGAACCTTGTTTTGTAGTAGTCGTAGTAGTGGATTGTTTGTGGGAGAAAACTTTGCTGAAAAGGAGGCTTTAAATAGAGATAATCCTGTGGTGATTAACTTTTGTATAAAATTAGGGGTGATGGTTAAGTAAGCGGAAATTTACCACATCAAATAAAATTAGCGGTCTCTAATTAAAAGATGCAGTGCCAATACATCTTAGTTGGTAATGATGAATCACTTCCTCTTTCAAAAAAGTTAAGTGTTCAATTCTCACTACTGATATGAGGACTGTGTTGGTAAGTGATTTATAAGTAAGAATTTTTCACTCAGGGGCTGCTGCTGAACTTATTCTAATTTAATAAGAGATCTCTATGTCTTGAAGAAGACTCAAACCTCCATGCTCTATAGCATGAGATTTTGAGTCTCATATATGATCGAAAATGGAATTGCTAAGACATGGGAGAATATCATACAAGATacttaaattaaaaatgaaaatcgCCCCATTTTACACTTCATTCTTGTTTATAATAAACACTTCATTCTTGTTTATATTCCTTTTACATATATCACATAATTAATCactatctttctttttttcattttcacttaAATATGGGATGTGTATTATCATTTTCCTTTCTGTTTAATTTCAGCCTTAGGTTtgaacttttttctttttatgttttatgaCTTTTTAGTTTTGTTTTATAGCCAAAGGGTTCTGCTTTCTCAAAACCCAACGCTGGGTTTTGCAGAAAATATGCTAAGGGTCGGCGAGAGTTTTTTATGGTTGAGGTTTCATCCATAGAAAGCTAGCAAATGACAATCTGCCACGTGCCACCGTCCAGGGACCAATACTGAAATTATTATATTTCCTGCATTGCAAAATGATTCGATTTTTATAATGTGTATgataaagaaagggaaaagtatGACTCAGACCAGATTTTGAAAGTTGTGCATACCTAACATAACTAAATTGATTTTTATATTATGGGGATGGTAATTGCGTGTTTCAACAACACTTATCAGAATTCAACTTCCATTGAACATggtaaaaaatgattttaaattaCAATAATCTATCTTTGAATATATTTATTCGAAAACTTATTTTTATAAGATAATGTTGTGCCATTTAGTTATATAATGTCACCTTGCAAATAGTAGCAGCTGGTAGAATTTGTAAATAGAACTGATTTTGGAGttataattaattgtaaaaaaactttGAAATTGGACAAATTAGAAGGGAAAAACAACTTATTAGACAAAAATGTTATTTCTTATATTTTGaaagtcaaaatcaataatATAAGCCATAAAAGTAAATTTGTTTTACAATCGTTTTACTCATCTTTTGAAACAAATAACCAAAATTTTTTTAGCTTTCATTCTATTAAATTCTTAAAACACTTCTCCgtttattctttttcttctattaAAATTTCTCTTCCATCGCTCCTTTCTCCTCATTTTCACCTCATTTGAATCAAATATAccctaaaattttaattttaacacTTATAAATGTGAAACTAGACAGGCTATAATTAAGCTATATATGTAATCCACATATGCTATGGATGAGCATCTTCAATAAAATAGTATAATTGGGAGTGTTATCTGTAACTGGAAAATTTGTCATCTGTGTCACTGTCAATTGAAACTTGATATAGTCATACTTTGGTTCAATTTAATGGAACCAACTAACTTGTCACTAgtcaggaaaaaaaaaggaaaaattcatTCGTCTTGGAAGGGAGGAAATTGGAGGGAGTGGTTGAAAGCAATGACTCTTGTTTTGGCTTATATAATCTGATTAATATCCAATTGTCAAATGTCAACTAAGATAAACTCTattaattgtttaaaaaaattataagcaCCACTCAGATTTTCACACATAAAATGGAACTATTTTACCTTAGGTAAAGACAAGTGAGCTCCTCCAAATAAAGTGGGCTCCCACAAAAATAAACACACCTCACTAGATCCTATTATATTCTTCTTTTCTTGCGTCACAAAAAGATGCATACAAATCAATATGGGTGTTATTGGATGGTGTGGCACTTTCCACTATTATTAAGGGTACCCTGCATGTGGCAGCGTAGGATGTCGTAGTTGGAATCATCTACCTTTATATAGCAACATGTACACGCCGAAGGTTGATTCAATAGCTCACTAAAAAAGCAGCATGCAAGTTCATGCACATTCTAAGGTTTAAGTAATTCTTCTCATCATGCATATCGAGGAGGATTTGTAGCTCCTAAGGCTAGCACTTGTTTCAACATTAAACAAAGCAAAAGGATATTGTGACCCCTCTGTAAATCAAAAGATACCCACCTACTAATGGAGAATATTAACAGAGTGTATCTTGCtagaaatataataatataaaatttatcatgtgattcttatttaataatttaatttttagtataatttgattatatatatatatatcgacAATGGTATATATTGAAATCTATATGATTGGTTTAGAGTTCGATACTTCCTCCTTCTAGTTTTTGAATTAAAGCACATAGTAGATGAGTTTGTGCACGCAAGCTCAACGAAGCGTGAAAGAGTGTTAAAAATGATAATATAAAACTACTCAGGTATCTATTATCAAATAATTTAAgtttttgagataattggtttTTGACACAACTATTCTTTTCTACCTTGAGATAACTTATGACTATTGTGAGAAATATAATGTAAAATCATTGATGCATGTGACCCTTACTCAAGATTTGTGACACCCTAGTATATAATTACATGTTAATGAGACATTTCTTAGGTACACTCTACCTTCTAACTCTAATCCTTATTTCTCTCAGCCTTGAGGACTTGAGGCATTGGCCGGATATCTTATTGGTACCCACCTGATCAATGGATACGAGAAGATGAGGACCCTTCCACGACTGAGAAGTCCAACAAAGTACCCCTTCCACATTGCCAAACATTCTTAACCAGGTTCGATAATCTCTTACTAGAACATTGGCGTCGTATGTGGAAATTTAATAAACTGTATTCCCATTCATGTAAACTATGGAAAACACAAGAAGGAAACAAATTAATTGTATTCCCTCCCATGGAGGGGAACCTACTTGCTACCATCACAATCAATACGATTCAAGCGACGCATGTCCGACGAGCAACAAACATGAAAGCTCTCATTCTTCTTAGTCACTTGGCTCAAAGACTATAAATCCTTAAACAATATAATGTGTTAGGGAAAACAGTCTCATTGTTTAGTTTTAATGATGGCAAAAGATAAAGTTATAAAAGCTAATGATCTTATGTTATTCAAAGTCTTAATTAGTAATAGGCATGCATGTGAAGATACAAACTACAACATCTATAAGGAAAAGTATCAGATATACATGACTTATATCAACTGTCAAAAGTATGCTTTGTTTAAAATAGAGTTCTCCATATAAAGATACAATTGGTTGAAGAAGTTAATGGAATCCTTTGGACCAACTCATCTACAAGgatcaagaaataaataaatttactGAGAACAAAGGATCACAAGAAGTCTCTTGAAGCTACAAGAAGGATATTCTACAAAGGGCTTGCTATGGAACATATTCAAAGTCAAGGTAATATTCAAGAAGAAGCAAAGTATGCCAAATATCATCATCCTCGCTCAAGGAAAGCATTTCTAGTATGCCAAGCTCAGGGATACACAAGCTTACAAGGAAGTGCAAAAGTAAAGGTTCGAAAGCGACAAAGTCATATGTCATCGAATCAAGTACAAGGTTAAATTTTGAGAAGATACATTGGAAGAAGAAGTCATCAACAAAGGAAACATGGTACATGGTGAAGTGTGAAGAATCATCGTctgatagaagaagaagaagaagaaacatgatTGAAGACCCTAAGGAAATGCTTCAGCATGTTTCACaccttcctcttaggatcatcACTTTCTTTCTCCTAGGGTTTCTAAGTCCATCTTCAACTTACAAGTCCTAGGGTTCCATTCACTACACTAAAACTCTATTTCTCACTATAAATCCATCAATCTCAACCTGTAAAGGTCATGCCCTAATGATTCCAGATAGCTTGATCATGAAAATCTTCCAGAACCTTCCATCTTGAAGCTACTCGAGAATGTGAAGTGGTGAACCTCCCTCGTCAGACTTCGTCCTCACATTATGGGCTTCCTATCTCGTTCTACAAGTTTCTAGAGTCCTATTCATGACCTCCCTATTCTCAATGGCTCAGCCAGAGTTCCATCTCGAGTGAGAAAGGTTCAAGCTTGTCACTCTCGGTTCCATATCTTTCAGGGCCGGCCTAAAACTACTCTAATCCTTAGTAAAATCATATTATTAGGATTAATAGGTTTGTAATGGAAAAAACACCAAAAAAGTGAGTTCTGTGATTTTACAGTCGACAGCTTGCCGAAGAAGACTATGTTGTGGCGGTGCTCACGGTGGTTGACTCACCGAAGTGCTTCTGGGTGTTGGCTCTTCTTCTCCTTGCTAAGAGGAAGAGAATGGTAGTGATGGGTGGCGTTAGAGTTGTCGGAGATGGCTGGAAACTCCAATTGCAGGTCGAGTTCTTCGCCGGAATCTTCAAACCTTTATCGTTTAACGCTTTTCTTGCCGAAAGCTTCACCAAAGCATTCTAGATTGCTTCCTCTACCTCCCAAGGActcaatggaagaagaattatGCACAAATaccaaaggaaaaggaagaattGAAAAGAAGAAGTTGTGATAGTGGTGGCTTAGGTTTGAGAGAATAAAGGGTTATCCACTCTGCCTTTCTTGGTTCTGACcttgataagtgccaaatttacctgattttctatattaatttcGGCACTTATCTGTTCTAAAAGTGTACGTTATCTTTCAAATTATCCCTCAATAaggttaatttagtaagtagatagtttttatatagataaatgtaagatatgttagttttatcatttagactctttgatttttattgtaggagaaaagtcaagaagatccaaccatttgaagatcaaaagggctaaaaatattgaagtccgcttaagccaaatgtttcctcgcttaagccaaattacatggcagtagtagtggttctggaagacaattcggcttaagcgagaaTTGGTCTTTCTTCAGCCAAAGACCTTACCTGAAGGTGAAGAAACTTGCTTGCTTAAGCGACACATTTATTAGCTTAAGCGAAACAGTTGCCCTGTTTTATAAAAGGCTCGACCAGATCAGAATTGAGGATCTATTAACATATTTTGGACCTCTTGGAGAGAAAATTGCAGAGAGAAGGAAGAGAGAAACTTTGGGACCTTTGATCCACCATCCATCGTGCTGGAGACACACCGAGGACGGCATGGGTCGCCGCTTTCACTTTAGTTTCCTCTTGTAAGCTTTGTAAGCAATCCATGGATATGGGTTGCTAAGtttctttgttggatttggatatagcctttaactatgatgtgttcttcttgatttctatatgtAATATAGTTTCTATCACATGATTCAATGGTTGtctcttgttcttaatgctatgttttagtttgcgcacctagaacattttgcttgattcggcgtaagagcggaagctacaacgtctagagtccgacctagagttaaccatctaataaatctaattgctaggaatagagttaggtttgttagtcccttaaacatctgaacttaaagataacttagcttttctatgcatgtgaggaatcaatgtttaggaaagtaagttatagatatccactcatgtgaggaatcaatgaagtagggtagaaatggtgtagatgaatcatggaTAGGAATGAATATTCATATAGAATCATAGGACACTAATAGTTAAACGGTGAACTCCAATTCCAACAGTTTTCTCTCTTGATATCAATTGTTTTACTCtcgctttgtttaatttgaatgtgttttggtcaccgaaacaattatcaaccttttgaaaatctattgcttgggtaattttactaaagaacgacatttgtgttagcaattccctgcggatacgacaaaaccctatgctatactacaattgaatattgaggattttgaaagtagtatcagtgtagaaaaatctttcaacagaCCTTCGTGCTTGGTTTCTGAAATTCTGATTCACTTTGGACGGATATGCAACACAATGTTCAGGGTATCGTGTAGGACATgcaaacaacaacaaacaaaatTAAACATGCTACGAAGTAAACAAACAATGAAACAAAATAACACAAGGAATTGGTAATCTAGTTCGGTGTAACGTCACcaacgtctggagggttttcacccaagaaagaAAACTCACTATTAATAGTTTAGGAACAACCGGTCTTACAAGAACACTCCTTGTTCATAAGTCGTACAACCTAAAcactacccagtgtatttctacttagtattccccccctaagtatgagagctcatctcactttctctcaatcactcacCATAGTGATTGAATCACAAGTTACAATAAAGATCTAGAGATTTGAAACTCAACTAAATACTAACAACTCAATGCTTATGAATCAAACGACAAGACTTGAGTTGACTACAAGCTTACcaaaaaataacttgagttaattACAAAAAGCACAAGATAGACTCACAAAATAAACCCTAATACAATCAACAATCCGTGTAGCAGCTTGGGTTTCTTGCAAAATTAAATAGATGCTCTCCGAGCCTTGATCTTCATCGGACTGAGCATCAACAAGTCCATGtagaaaaatagaaacaaatcttgaaaagaTTTTCTTCCACAAATAACAAAACGGAACCAAATCTTCCAGATTGCTTGGTTCACACATAATTAATCCTATTtccaaaataaattaattctttcaaaaaataCAGAAGATCTGCACAGCTAAAAATGCGTGAGATCACCACAGATCTTCTGACAAAATACATCATGTAATAACGTACAGTAACCAAACAGCAACAAGTTGCACAATGTTCTACCCAATGCTTGAACATTTGGTCACACATTAGACAAACACATGTTGTTTATCACACCAAAGTGCACATTCATGCGAACACACAAACACTgacaaaatgcagccaattACTAAACAAAATACTCAACAGTTTCTGAGGGTCCAAAGGCTTCAAAGAATACCATTTTATAGTCTGAAGGGTGATTAATCTTCAAAACCAAGCTTTTCTCTTAAGCTTGTTGATAACACGGGGTTCTATTGTCCTTTTTCGTAGTATTTGGCATATGTTTTGAAGGTTTATTTaagtattttagtatttttattgaGTATTCACATTATCTTAATATTTTGATATTCTAATTAGTTTTATTATCTTCTTATAGTTTTATGTTATTTCTATGAGTTTTATAGGACTTAGGTTGTTATTTTGAGACTTGAAAAGTTCACTAGGGTAATTATCCTTATTTCAtcctttattaattattatatgttttattttatgaagaaataaaggaaaagaggagaaaatcAAGGCAAGATAAGCAAGATTCAGAAGTGCACCAAATCTGGAAACTTCAGCATGAAGCTCGTGCCGTTTTAGCCTAAAAACCGTGCTGTAGAGCGACATAAACCAATGCTGAAAATTTTAGCATGAAGTAGCACGAGTTCTGCTTGGAAATTGATGCTATTGCATGACAGAAGCCGTTGATGGAATTTCTAGCATGAGAGTAGCACGAATTTTGCCTGTAATTCGTGCTATGGCACAGTCACGaatctattattatttaaacGTGTTTAGTTTCAACCCTAAGGATACTTTTTCACGTTAGAACTTGGAGAGCTGCGTTTTTGGGTTTTTGCTTAGAGCTTACTTGGTTCTTTgtcaagattttgaggtttggcttgaattttgatttgtttccaTGACTATGTCAGGCTAAACTCCCTTTGTGTTAGGGTGATTGATCTAGTTTTCTTTCAAGTTatgttttgaaccaagtttcagttatgattatggattcTATTTTATGTCTTGaatttctcctctgttttaattgaaactttctattgcaatagtttgtcatactattttctatgcaattggaaaattggtagaatttagggatttggggAGAAGTTGAGCAAGGGTCTGTgcaccttaggaataagggtaacgaattgcttgtgtttgcctgaattgaattgaacttcatctctaattaattaggattaggtactaaggaattagctatcCCTAATTAATTGGAAGGGACACTTATGCAAGGAATTGATAAGTGGACAATTAGGTTTAGCACCTTGATAATCTATTGAATTCATAATTATAACTATTTGGGAAGATACATAGGGAGAAAGTTAACGAAATCAGGATCTCTAGCGCGCTTTTAAATGGAATTCACTTCAACCGTGTTATttgctttcttttattttattgcaGTTAAGTTTCATACCAACAATCATTCAtctctctatttttatttttattatcacgtcctttcattctaagtttagttaatttagagtataaactacgcaatctctgtggttcgatcttttattacttcgagcaatctgtacacttgcagattcgctatcaagtttttggcgccgttgccggggattgtgtttagtttattctttaatttttctgaatttatttGTTAGGACTTTTACTTTAATTCTCTTGTGCGGGTATTACTAACTTCTGTTTGTTAGTGCATGCGAGGTACAATCAGTCCTGAAtatttgttgtttgatcaaGAAATTGAAAGAACTTGTCGATCCAATCGTGCACggcaaaggaagaagaagagtcaaGCCAAAGCAACCGCTGCAATGGCAGAAGCACAAGATGAAGCAAGAAATCGAGCTGAGTATGAAGCGAGAGTGGAAGCTGAAGTTGAAGCTCGGATCCTTCGCCAGAAAGAAGAAGACGTTGAACGTGAAGCTCAGAGACCATTGAGGGAAATCACTGCCCCTCGTATGAGCTATACATATGAGGGCAGCGTTATCCTTCCAGTAGACATACCAGACAACTTTCAGATTCCACATCATTATATTCAGTTGGTGAGCCAGCATCAGTTTGGAGGTAAAGCTACTGAGGATCCGCATGCTCACATGACAGATTCACCAGACATTGTGAGTCTCTGAAAAGGCGTGAAGTCAGCTTGGATACAGTCCGGATGATTCTTTTTCACTACACTTTGAAGGATGCTGCAGAAGATTGGTTGAGGTCACAACCCCCTAACAGCATTCGAACATGGGAGGACTTGGCGGAAAAATTTATCGCCAAATTCTTTCCATCCACACGCATCAGAAAGGCGAAGCAGGAAATTTATGCATTTAAACATAGCAAATCTGAAAATTTGTATGAGGCTTGGGAGcggttccaagaacttctgagGAAGTGTCCAGGTCATAATATTTCTACTGGTGAACAAGTGGACAAATTCTACTCATCATTGCGTGAGTACGCAAGAGGTATGTTGGACGCAGCAGCTAATAGTGCATTTGATTCATTGCCTGCACACAAAGCTCTTGAGATCATCGACAATTTGGCCACTAGATCTTCACAGTCAGATTATGATAGAGAGAACCGGGAAAGTGTGCACGAAGTTGGAACAAATGATGATGTTCTCGCCTCCAACAGGAAGTTGTCACAAAAGATGGATGCAATAGTACAACGTTTGGATGATCGCAAACTGAGTGCCGAAGATGCTGCATTTGATGAGGAAGTGAAGGCAATGGGTAATCCTCAAAACAACCCTTACTCAAATACTTATAATCCGGgttggaggaatcaccctaacTTTCTATGGAGAGATCAAGACAAGTCTGGAAATTCAAGGGAGTACTCTAATCAAAGGACTTATGGTCAAGATCAGAAACCTCAACCCTCTCTAGAGCAAGAAAGTGGGAAGAAGAGCCTAGAAGAAATTGTGGGAGAACTGGTCCAAGCTACTAGCAAGCTTCAGGTGTCCACAGATAGCTTCATAAATGAGTCTAGAAATAACTTCAAAAACCAGGAGGCTTCAATAAAAAATATGGAGAATCAGGTCGGTCAAATTTGCAAACAATTATCTGAGAGACCTCCAGGTATGTTTTCTAGTAACACTATGCCTAGTCCTAGGGAGAATATTTATGTTGTTACTCTAAGAAGTGGAAAAGTTATgcatgaaattgaaaataaaaaaatcggTGGAAAGAATAAGATTGAGGCTGGAAATAAAAGTGAATTTGAAGTGATAAGTAAGGAAAAAGAACAGAGTGAAGATAGGTTagtgaaagagagaaaagtagatttagaaaataataagtttacaaaagttcattttcccCCTTTCCCCACTAACATAGCAAAGAGGAGGTTGGAGAAGCAATTCTCCAAgtttatttctatgtttaaAAAGTTACGTGTAGACCTCCCATTCTCTGAAGTTTTAGAAAAGATGCCTCAATATGCCAAGTTCATGAAGGAGATACTCTCTAAGAAAAGGAGCTTGAGTGAAGAGAATGATATCGTTGAGCTGACTGAGGAGTGTAGCGCTATTTTGCAAAGGAAGCTTCCACCCAAACGAAAGGATCCAGGTAGTTTCACTCTACCTGTTAACTTTGGGGCTTCAAAGGAAGTGAGAGTTTTATGTGATTTAGGGGCAAGCGTCAACTTAATGCCCCTATCAATGTTCGAGCGACTTAATGTTGGAGAGCTGAAGCCAACAATGATGATGCTTCAACTAGCAGACCGCTCCATGGTGACTCCTTGGGGAGTTGTTGAAGATGTGCTAGTGAGAGTATGAGAGTTTGAGTTCCCGGTAGATTTTGTGATAATT
This portion of the Lotus japonicus ecotype B-129 chromosome 3, LjGifu_v1.2 genome encodes:
- the LOC130749751 gene encoding uncharacterized protein LOC130749751; this encodes MAQNSEPAFPLHLCFFLLTLFTFLGFSWYSNYEPIMESIMDQMKLVLMVSPLVLLLVVHFVCNYGDGGVLSSLIPLPEKDSLHRAGGTPWGVGLFLVLLLFLVSYQSSFQERWFPLLSR
- the LOC130743668 gene encoding uncharacterized protein LOC130743668 yields the protein MILFHYTLKDAAEDWLRSQPPNSIRTWEDLAEKFIAKFFPSTRIRKAKQEIYAFKHSKSENLYEAWERFQELLRKCPGHNISTGEQVDKFYSSLREYARGMLDAAANSAFDSLPAHKALEIIDNLATRSSQSDYDRENRESVHEVGTNDDVLASNRKLSQKMDAIVQRLDDRKLSAEDAAFDEEVKAMGNPQNNPYSNTYNPGWRNHPNFLWRDQDKSGNSREYSNQRTYGQDQKPQPSLEQESGKKSLEEIVGELVQATSKLQVSTDSFINESRNNFKNQEASIKNMENQVGQICKQLSERPPDLPFSEVLEKMPQYAKFMKEILSKKRSLSEENDIVELTEECSAILQRKLPPKRKDPGSFTLPVNFGASKEVRVLCDLGASVNLMPLSMFERLNVGELKPTMMMLQLADRSMVTPWGVVEDVLVRV